ttgaaataaaatagcagaatagactagtggttagcatataatgcttcgaacagagtggtcacgggttcaaatcccactggtttctgctggccagaccttggatttgatcgtttcctatcatagtttgccgattgatctgattttcattgaacaaattggcaaccttacctattttctagcaaaatctcgaattttcagcaatctcgaatttcgctgaattgtatattatgctgcaaatttacaaattcgatcatagatgtctccgtggatattaattgatatgtatttgtgtactttgcatataatgtttctgggccaggaaggcgtattagGCTTTcccggtataaattaaagataaaaataaaatatgcggtCGGTTTAATCGACGTTGTGATTAATAaggagtgtgtgtgtgtgtgtgctgtgTGATCTCCGAGACTACATATGTGCATAGGTCTGGCCATGTTTTGTATCGCGTGTTTGTGATTTCAGCCGTGGACTTCTTCAACCAGATCAACATGCTGTACGGCACTATCACGGAGTTCTGCACGGAGAAGAGTTGCACGATCATGTCGGCGGGGCCCAAGTACGAGTACCATTGGGCCGACGGGCACACGGTGAAGAAGCCGATCAAGTGCTCGGCGCCGAAGTACATCGACTATCTGATGACGTGGGTGCAGGATCAGCTGGACGACGAGACACTGTTCCCGTCCAAGATAGGCGTGCCGTTCCCCAAGAACTTCCTGTCCATCGCCAAGACGATACTGAAGCGTCTGTTCAGGGTGTACGCGCACATATATCATCAGCATTTCGAAGAGGTCGTTCAGTTGGGCGAGGAGGCCCACTTGAACACGTcctttaaacattttatatttttcgttcaggtatattgaatttttaccAACCGACGTGTTTATGAAGATTTGTGTCTTTGTTGGGTTTGACGAACGGCGTACTgtgaattgatttaaaaaaaaatttaagccaTTCCAATCGAAATTTTTGTGCTTGtttttaacctttccaccgcgtacgactactatacatgtcctagcgaacatgccctcagcgcgcgagacacgcattatatgtcttggaagttccaacctgtataagagccgtctattgtgttaaaattttatagcttg
The nucleotide sequence above comes from Arctopsyche grandis isolate Sample6627 chromosome 4, ASM5162203v2, whole genome shotgun sequence. Encoded proteins:
- the mats gene encoding MOB kinase activator-like 1 encodes the protein MSFLFGSRSNKTFKPKKNIPEGTHQYDLMKHAAATLGSGNLRLAVMLPEGEDLNEWVAVNTVDFFNQINMLYGTITEFCTEKSCTIMSAGPKYEYHWADGHTVKKPIKCSAPKYIDYLMTWVQDQLDDETLFPSKIGVPFPKNFLSIAKTILKRLFRVYAHIYHQHFEEVVQLGEEAHLNTSFKHFIFFVQEFSLIERRELAPLQELIEKLTAKDAR